Proteins encoded in a region of the Deltaproteobacteria bacterium genome:
- a CDS encoding ComEC/Rec2 family competence protein, with protein sequence MNLRDIVSFVEYRIPFLPLFLAVAAAYFAVSGRYIGILFLLPALLLLFHRAYLIFVSSIIVFFVCILSYHFLEKNFLNVEDMFRSKIVSLNVTVRSGIGYSRHSTHFIASTHFEGKRFNVYVALKNYEGKISPGDIFYIRGKLIPATALSYNHLQFDFRKYLLQRRVHFVVYPFYQSFIGEKKGIGTLFFRIRNRLEENIDAFCDEDVSGLLKSCVFGDRTGLKKDIKNMFVRTQTAHLTAVSGLHLGFVIMIFYPLFYLIIGHIPYFYRRYNLKLQAFLFTIPFVLLYACIVGLRIPTLRALCFILFSFLIVLNGKTKQSYNILFFIAILFSIVNPLIISSASFVLSFSMTFFAIFTYTNLQEKGYKGIKGYLLFIVIMFLFSVPLSAYYFHRLAIAGIGANLVAVPLMGFFILPFTIFSALFSLLNIYVLNKLLFFVLSAVSHLFIHLIAFFGSFSSSQLFFVPLVFIFLFYCFLVLVFKRRYKFLPVVVFVFVVCFVVLSIENNVKKIYFFDLYRGGAVLFYEGKNNVLITHNLSSWNEKIVDDFISQHHIKIYKKIDFDSQGELNTTYISLYGDKGTMFAKYKKIQLKMKPYIAEIQTPTRKFNICFGGRGNSNLSTRRCGLICVTLKPDKVKISYRLKQHLI encoded by the coding sequence ATGAATCTGAGAGACATTGTCTCTTTTGTTGAATATAGAATACCTTTTCTTCCTCTTTTTTTGGCTGTCGCCGCTGCTTATTTTGCAGTGAGTGGGAGATATATAGGTATTTTGTTTCTTTTACCCGCTTTATTGCTTCTCTTTCACCGTGCATATCTTATCTTCGTTTCTTCCATTATTGTTTTTTTTGTTTGTATTCTTTCTTACCATTTTTTAGAGAAGAATTTTTTAAATGTAGAAGATATGTTTAGAAGCAAGATCGTTTCATTGAATGTTACCGTTAGATCAGGGATAGGCTACAGTCGCCATTCTACTCACTTCATAGCATCTACGCATTTTGAGGGGAAAAGATTTAATGTATATGTTGCTTTAAAAAACTATGAGGGAAAGATTTCTCCTGGGGATATTTTTTACATTAGAGGAAAACTTATTCCTGCCACTGCTCTTTCTTACAATCATCTCCAATTTGATTTTAGGAAATATCTATTGCAAAGAAGGGTGCATTTTGTTGTTTATCCCTTTTATCAATCATTTATAGGTGAGAAGAAGGGAATAGGAACGCTTTTTTTTAGAATAAGAAACAGGTTGGAAGAAAATATAGATGCTTTTTGCGATGAGGATGTGAGTGGACTTTTGAAATCTTGTGTATTTGGAGATAGGACAGGATTAAAAAAGGACATAAAAAATATGTTTGTTAGGACTCAAACTGCTCATCTTACCGCTGTTTCTGGTTTGCATCTGGGATTTGTTATTATGATATTTTATCCTTTATTTTATCTTATTATCGGACATATACCCTATTTTTATCGTCGCTATAACCTAAAACTACAAGCCTTTCTCTTTACTATCCCCTTCGTTTTGTTGTATGCATGCATAGTGGGCTTAAGGATTCCCACTTTAAGAGCACTATGTTTTATTCTCTTTTCCTTTTTAATTGTTTTAAACGGTAAAACAAAACAATCTTATAATATTCTCTTTTTTATAGCGATACTTTTTTCGATTGTAAATCCTCTAATCATCAGTTCTGCATCGTTTGTTCTTTCTTTTTCTATGACCTTTTTTGCCATATTTACATACACTAATTTGCAGGAAAAAGGCTATAAGGGAATAAAAGGGTATCTTCTTTTTATAGTAATTATGTTTTTGTTTAGTGTGCCTCTTTCTGCATATTATTTTCATCGTCTGGCAATAGCGGGGATTGGTGCCAATTTAGTGGCTGTCCCTTTAATGGGTTTTTTTATTTTGCCATTTACCATATTTTCTGCTTTATTCAGCTTGTTGAATATCTATGTTTTAAATAAGTTGTTATTTTTTGTGCTCAGTGCTGTTTCTCATTTATTTATTCATCTTATTGCATTTTTTGGTAGTTTTAGTTCCTCTCAATTGTTTTTTGTTCCTTTGGTATTTATTTTTCTCTTCTATTGTTTCCTTGTTCTTGTTTTTAAAAGGAGGTATAAATTTTTACCTGTTGTGGTTTTTGTTTTTGTCGTTTGTTTTGTGGTCCTTTCAATTGAAAATAATGTTAAAAAAATATATTTCTTTGATCTATACAGGGGAGGGGCGGTCCTTTTTTATGAAGGTAAAAATAATGTGCTTATTACACACAACCTCTCGTCGTGGAATGAAAAGATAGTAGATGATTTTATCAGTCAGCACCATATAAAGATATATAAAAAGATAGATTTTGATTCTCAGGGCGAATTAAATACCACTTATATTTCACTATATGGAGATAAAGGAACAATGTTTGCTAAATATAAAAAAATACAATTAAAGATGAAACCGTATATAGCTGAGATTCAAACTCCCACAAGAAAATTCAATATTTGTTTTGGGGGGAGGGGAAATTCAAATTTGTCTACACGCAGATGTGGTTTGATATGTGTGACATTAAAGCCTGATAAAGTAAAGATTTCTTATAGATTAAAACAGCATTTAATATAA
- a CDS encoding sulfite exporter TauE/SafE family protein, translated as MVYSICAHTAVSFPLLITIGVVAGFFSALLGVGGGFIMVPFLIAVGISSDVAGASSVAITCGTAFAGVLAYKKIGNVNLKIGLNITAGAIIGGICGVLLTKALRISGNFDLVIHLLFLILLLFMGVFMMKESLLSIVKKRTERRNKDKEFSIVHSKETKIKHFSILSLFAVGFFVSIFASIMGVGGGFAYVPAMIYLCGIPTKVALGTSLLVITVANALITMEHATLNKTVDPFLIFIPYIGSIVGVLLGVSLAKKLSNATIRFVFSLVLIAIAVKSGYAIFKIPQIYFIQ; from the coding sequence ATGGTTTATAGTATCTGTGCTCATACTGCGGTGAGCTTTCCTCTTCTCATAACAATAGGCGTAGTTGCAGGGTTTTTTTCTGCTCTCCTGGGGGTGGGGGGTGGATTTATTATGGTTCCTTTTCTCATTGCTGTTGGTATTTCATCGGATGTAGCCGGAGCCAGTAGTGTTGCTATAACCTGCGGTACGGCTTTTGCAGGGGTGTTAGCCTATAAGAAAATAGGGAATGTGAACCTGAAGATAGGTTTAAACATCACAGCAGGTGCGATTATAGGAGGAATATGCGGTGTTTTATTGACGAAAGCGCTGAGAATTAGCGGGAATTTTGATCTTGTTATTCATCTATTATTTTTGATTCTTCTGCTTTTTATGGGCGTTTTTATGATGAAAGAAAGCCTTCTTTCAATAGTAAAGAAACGAACAGAACGAAGGAATAAAGACAAAGAGTTTTCTATTGTTCATTCCAAAGAAACTAAAATCAAACATTTTTCTATTTTATCTCTTTTCGCAGTAGGTTTTTTTGTGAGCATATTTGCCTCCATTATGGGTGTGGGCGGCGGGTTTGCTTATGTTCCGGCGATGATATATTTATGTGGCATTCCGACAAAGGTTGCTTTGGGCACGAGTCTTTTGGTAATTACAGTGGCCAACGCTTTAATTACTATGGAACACGCTACCTTAAATAAAACGGTAGATCCTTTTTTGATTTTTATCCCCTATATAGGTTCTATAGTTGGTGTGCTTTTGGGCGTAAGCTTAGCTAAAAAATTGTCTAATGCGACGATAAGATTTGTGTTTTCTTTGGTTTTGATAGCTATAGCAGTAAAGAGCGGATATGCAATATTTAAAATACCACAAATATATTTTATACAGTGA
- a CDS encoding TIGR02186 family protein, with protein sequence MQYLKYHKYILYSEIVFLILFFTRVSFAQGSPLLKDEIVIKPFFSEKKVDVSFPVENKKHVSCTIKSLPQVTYVYKSKSSGPFHIYLKKMQFGYAPFIYHVFYTHPRSVYYNNLGKKKWEAFIRQKEKRGLYKRQEISIRNNKLHFTFYLPRYFLPKKLNLTCFNGEQEIFSHTISVRYCSFLSAIDNLREKNGFIYGVALIFVVILIGLLYNLILNIFKT encoded by the coding sequence ATGCAATATTTAAAATACCACAAATATATTTTATACAGTGAAATTGTATTTTTGATTCTATTTTTCACCAGAGTATCTTTTGCCCAGGGAAGTCCTTTGTTAAAAGATGAGATAGTAATTAAGCCCTTTTTTAGTGAAAAGAAGGTAGATGTTTCCTTTCCTGTTGAAAACAAAAAGCATGTTTCGTGTACCATAAAGTCCTTGCCTCAAGTAACTTATGTATATAAAAGCAAAAGCAGCGGGCCATTTCATATCTACTTAAAGAAAATGCAATTTGGTTATGCCCCATTCATTTATCATGTGTTTTATACGCATCCTCGCAGTGTTTACTACAATAATCTTGGGAAGAAAAAGTGGGAAGCATTTATCAGGCAAAAAGAGAAAAGAGGGCTTTACAAAAGACAGGAAATTTCTATACGAAACAATAAGCTTCATTTTACATTTTATTTGCCTCGGTATTTTCTTCCCAAAAAGCTTAACTTAACTTGCTTTAATGGCGAGCAAGAGATTTTTTCTCATACTATTTCTGTGAGATATTGTTCATTTTTATCTGCGATAGATAATTTGAGAGAGAAAAACGGTTTTATATATGGTGTGGCGCTTATTTTTGTGGTGATATTGATAGGATTGTTGTACAATTTGATATTGAATATTTTTAAAACTTGA
- the amrB gene encoding AmmeMemoRadiSam system protein B has protein sequence MFVRLPAVGGSFYPDEAQQLQDFLKRVMKPKDELYNAIASFSPHAGYIYSGEVAAAVFSSVEAADVYIILGPNHTGLGKPIALIDSGVFRMPLGDVEIDGKISEYLLSCGEPFEKDLIAHKYEHSIEVQLPFLQYISSLYGKDFNIVPLVIGTQSYNTLKVVGEHIAKAIEKDDRKIMIIVSTDMNHYENQELTLEKDRLALEEIERFDERGLLNIAMERGISMCGVGCAVSAIVAGKLLGAKQAIVIEHKTSGDVSGDYEHVVGYAGVVII, from the coding sequence ATGTTTGTAAGGCTTCCCGCTGTTGGTGGAAGTTTTTATCCTGATGAAGCACAACAATTACAGGATTTTTTGAAGCGAGTGATGAAACCTAAAGATGAACTTTATAATGCAATTGCCTCATTTTCGCCTCATGCGGGCTATATTTACTCAGGAGAGGTTGCGGCAGCTGTTTTTTCCTCCGTAGAGGCAGCAGATGTGTATATTATTTTAGGTCCTAATCATACAGGTTTAGGGAAACCAATCGCCTTAATTGACAGTGGAGTTTTTAGAATGCCTTTAGGTGATGTTGAGATTGATGGGAAGATAAGCGAATATCTTTTGTCTTGTGGTGAACCATTTGAAAAGGATCTGATTGCCCATAAATATGAACACAGCATAGAAGTTCAACTGCCTTTTCTGCAGTATATCTCATCTCTTTACGGGAAGGATTTTAATATTGTTCCATTGGTTATAGGCACTCAGAGTTACAATACTTTAAAGGTTGTAGGAGAACATATAGCAAAAGCAATTGAAAAAGATGATAGAAAGATAATGATTATAGTGTCTACAGATATGAATCACTATGAAAATCAGGAATTGACATTAGAGAAAGATCGACTGGCTTTAGAAGAAATAGAGAGATTTGACGAAAGAGGACTTTTAAATATTGCTATGGAGCGTGGCATTTCTATGTGTGGTGTGGGCTGTGCCGTTTCTGCCATTGTAGCCGGCAAATTGTTGGGTGCAAAACAGGCTATCGTAATAGAGCATAAAACAAGTGGAGATGTCAGTGGAGATTATGAACATGTGGTAGGCTATGCGGGAGTTGTTATAATTTAA